A genomic region of Chelonia mydas isolate rCheMyd1 chromosome 9, rCheMyd1.pri.v2, whole genome shotgun sequence contains the following coding sequences:
- the CDX4 gene encoding homeobox protein CDX-4: MYVSYLLDKETSMYPGSVRCNNNLPVQNFVSTPSYSDYMGYHHVPSMDNHGQSSGGWGSHYGMQREDWNTYGPGPSSIVTAAQINGSSPGQVSYSSTDYNSLHPAGSGVLPPVDTINAEQISSNSQKHGSYEWMRKTQSTTAGKTRTKEKYRVVYTDHQRLELEKEFHCNRYITIRRKSELAANLGLSERQVKIWFQNRRAKERKMIKKKISQFDGSGGSVQSDSGSVSPAEMSNSLFPPPHAINGLQPIEIQQVIVSE; the protein is encoded by the exons ATGTACGTAAGTTATCTTTTGGATAAAGAAACCAGCATGTATCCAGGATCCGTAAGGTGCAACAACAACCTACCAGTGCAAAATTTTGTCTCCACTCCATCCTATTCAGATTACATGGGATATCATCATGTGCCAAGCATGGACAACCATGGACAGTCTTCAGGAGGTTGGGGATCCCACTATGGCATGCAAAGGGAAGACTGGAATACTTATGGCCCAGGACCCTCCAGCATAGTTACTGCTGCACAAATCAATGGCTCGTCTCCTGGGCAGGTCTCCTACAGCTCTACTGATTACAATTCCCTGCATCCTGCTGGATCTGGAGTTTTACCTCCTGTAGATACAATTAATGCAGAGCAAATCTCTTCCAACAGTCAAAAGCATGGCTCTTATGAATGGATGAGAAAAACGCAATCTACTACTGCAG GTAAAACAAGAACAAAGGAAAAGTACCGAGTTGTTTACACAGATCATCAGAGACTAGAATTAGAGAAGGAGTTTCATTGCAACAGATACATTACAATAAGGAGGAAGTCTGAACTTGCAGCAAACCTGGGACTATCTGAGAGACAG GTGAAAATCTGGTTTCAGAATCGCCGAGccaaggagaggaaaatgatcaagAAGAAAATCTCTCAGTTTGATGGCAGTGGAGGCTCAGTTCAGAGTGACTCAGGTTCAGTCAGCCCAGCTGAGATGTCTAACTCTCTATTCCCACCACCACATGCAATAAATGGATTACAGCCCATTGAGATACAGCAGGTCATAGTCTCAGAATGA